A genome region from Populus alba chromosome 3, ASM523922v2, whole genome shotgun sequence includes the following:
- the LOC118028768 gene encoding uncharacterized protein, translated as MGKLGCGIDGNLNEARFSEPMPWIGLYIAAASLVCALAMAADFIRGFRHRRFWFPSKYFSINATSLTIIAVAVKLSVDLNTAMPRRVDQLAKLSSGALLCTVMGNSMPYLGAMDNGDLCTNMIALGILVITVIVNIGIQLGTGVVYLYWKEHVFIMFLMLILLLILSFSALTVPINNKYFQYKYSKKYDMALKEYSNETRKREGKELKEELMKFWMMAHTSSPQFVVGRSVTCSASGAFCLLGAMTLAEAILRSYLMPRSFEFCTGESEYKWSAIVVLITQTIAVGVGTVAPAIRWFSALNIRCPTRRKKSSKRIFKVERYWIQLLVEMKECPLAIRIQDRFCRKLAHYANNKLVDLCLGMQTGIVLGSKVIQFISVYSMIWMLSLSDLCKKLRTMKPDSSISSGSGSESRSSTKPDLSRFVLHLEEGFKGVKEFDSGLVLSLDCDEPPNCWALPVATLTAIAVALPNVSGGLMKQLMLSVHEGLMYVRLIEDNLDAKGELINIRKAANVVWLGVDLDNKWLDVDLRKLSVQAESTKEILEKLSDVAKTRFVDCKKILMNKCQKERPSKWPIKVLAANSMYRISQTLLQNCESTNDLVDERLFEALTVMISDILGACLTNLRHVIFHCLSRAVIEREYCVRRAVHILGKTEKIRKLLDQQPISTLDPDRMACIDEWRSLNDLKTSSPFIPYSAKSETVFSTSSDLYLTME; from the exons ATGGGGAAGCTGGGCTGCGGTATCGATGGGAATCTGAATGAAGCGAGGTTCAGTGAACCCATGCCATGGATTGGCCTCTATATAGCAGCAGCATCTCTGGTCTGTGCACTTGCTATGGCCGCAGATTTCATCCGTGGCTTCCGCCATCGGAGGTTCTGGTTCCcgagcaaatacttctccatcAACGCCACTTCACTGACCATAATAGCTGTGGCAGTCAAGCTGTCAGTGGATCTGAACACCGCTATGCCTCGCCGTGTTGATCAGCTCGCAAAACTTAGCAGTGGTGCCTTGCTCTGTACAGTAATGGGTAATTCCATGCCTTATCTGGGAGCCATGGACAACGGTGATTTATGCACAAATATGATAGCTTTAGGAATTCTCGTTATTACTGTTATTGTTAATATAGGCATCCAATTAGGCACCGGTGTTGTATATCTTTACTGGAAAGAGCATGTATTTATTATGTTTCTGATgcttattttgcttttaatccTCAGCTTTTCAGCATTAACTGTGccgataaataataaatatttccaATATAAATATAGTAAGAAATATGATATGGCTCTTAAGGAATACTCGAACGAAACCAGAAAAAGGGAAGGCAAGGAACTTAAAGAAGAATTAATGAAATTCTGGATGATGGCTCATACCAGCAGCCCCCAGTTCGTGGTGGGCCGTTCAGTTACATGCTCTGCCTCCGGTGCATTCTGTCTCCTTGGTGCCATGACTTTAGCTGAGGCCATACTGCGATCTTACTTGATGCCCCGGTCATTCGAATTCTGCACCGGAGAATCGGAGTATAAGTGGTCGGCCATCGTAGTTCTTATTACACAGACCATTGCAGTGGGAGTTGGTACTGTTGCCCCCGCAATCAGATGGTTCAGTGCTCTGAACATCAGATGCCCAAccagaagaaagaaaagcagCAAAAGAATATTTAAAGTAGAAAGGTACTGGATCCAGTTGCTTGTGGAGATGAAAGAGTGCCCACTAGCCATACGAATCCAGGACCGATTTTGCAGGAAACTTGCCCACTATGCTAATAACAAATTGGTGGACCTCTGTCTTGGAATGCAAACTGGAATTGTGTTGGGTAGCAAAGTGATTCAGTTCATTTCAGTTTACTCCATGATCTGGATGTTATCACTCTCCGATCTCTGCAAGAAGTTAAGAACAATGAAACCCGACAGCAGCATATCATCTGGCTCAGGATCAGAATCACGATCCAGTACAAAACCAGATCTCAGCCGTTTTGTTTTGCATCTTGAAG AAGGATTTAAGGGGGTGAAAGAGTTTGACAGTGGCCTAGTTCTCTCTCTAGATTGTGATGAACCTCCAAACTGTTGGGCTCTTCCTGTAGCAACTCTGACAGCCATTGCAGTTGCACTTCCAAATGTCAGTGGTGGTTTGATGAAACAGTTGATGCTCAGTGTACATGAAGGCCTCATGTATGTCAGACTCATAGAAGATAACCTGGACGCAAAGGGAGAATTGATTAACATCAGGAAAGCAGCAAATGTTGTATGGCTTGGAGTTGATCTCGACAACAAGTGGCTAGATGTGGACCTTCGAAAACTGTCCGTGCAAGCAGAAAGCACAAAGGAAATACTTGAGAAACTATCTGATGTTGCAAAGACCAGGTTTGTGGACTGTAAGAAGATACTTATGAATAAATGTCAGAAGGAAAGACCTTCAAAGTGGCCCATCAAGGTTCTGGCTGCTAATTCCATGTACAGGATAAGCCAAACTCTTCTGCAGAATTGTGAAAGTACAAATGACTTGGTCGACGAAAGATTATTTGAAGCTTTAACTGTCATGATCTCTGATATACTGGGTGCTTGTCTCACTAACTTACGGCATGTCATATTCCACTGTTTGAGCAGGGCTGTCATCGAGAGGGAATACTGTGTACGCAGGGCAGTTCACATTCTtggaaaaacagaaaagatCCGGAAACTTCTAGATCAGCAGCCTATTTCCACTTTAGATCCAGATCGAATGGCCTGCATTGATGAGTGGCGTTCATTGAATGATTTGAAGACCTCTTCGCCCTTCATTCCATATTCTGCAAAGAGTGAAACAGTCTTCTCCACCTCAAGCGACTTGTATCTAACCATGGAATAA
- the LOC118028599 gene encoding uncharacterized protein — protein sequence MPFRLQAKGGVDFDGFASVCSQQETWTQRQRQQLLEVNSFASKEPNSVLHMRRSPSPPTSVSTLSSSSNGGAGGNTSDKTATITATDKVANPVNNERKDEWATELQPFPSGLEFVSTGERCGLGLEDWENMLSEPSQEQSLLRWIAGDVDDTQFGLKQLLQSGSSQLEFDGNVGGGSGVGGLGIVDQGPGFESLSGIPSGVSSIGTNLAPFPGPGVSNIGSGLVAPGSSSGLINYKNVGFGSNNSSVQSPVFSSPTNSVSLPFSLPPGMVYHQNQLQQIEVPEKKPHILNPQILMNQQQSHNPRIRNPNLFLQLPFYQQENRPLHSQLKRHNSGSIDPISHVIPKLPCSDPGQELLQRKHQQQQLGFPQRVQFLHQQLQQKPLVVKKEDLGTQPYQHQDQHQHQHALLDQLYKAAELVGTGNFSHAQGILARLNQQLFPTGKPLHRAAFYFKEALQLLLLMNNNSVTAPPPRSPTPFDVIFKMSAYKVLSEVSPLVQFVNFTCNQALLEAVDDADRIHIVDFDIGFGAQWASFMQELPRNRGVRSLKTTAFASPSTHHPVELSLMRDNLTQFANEIGLSFELDVINFDSLEQHCYSLPFFRTSEHEAVVVNFPIWCSSNQPSALPSLLRFIKQLSPRIVVSLDRGCDRSDLPFPQHILHALQSYTHLLESLDAVNATTDDVNKIERFLLQPRIESTVLGRLRATDKMPNWKTIFASAGFSPVTFSNFTETQAECVVKRTPVRGFHVERQQALLVLFWQRRELMSASAWRC from the coding sequence ATGCCCTTTCGTTTGCAGGCCAAGGGGGGTGTAGATTTTGATGGTTTTGCTTCAGTTTGTTCTCAACAAGAAACTTGGACTCAAAGGCAACGACAACAACTTCTTGAAGTAAATAGCTTTGCAAGCAAAGAACCTAACTCAGTTCTTCATATGAGAAGAAGTCCAAGCCCACCTACATCAGTTTCGActctctcctcctcctcaaACGGCGGCGCCGGTGGAAACACCAGCGACAAGACCGCCACCATCACGGCAACAGATAAAGTAGCGAACCCAGTGAACAATGAAAGGAAAGATGAATGGGCAACAGAGCTGCAGCCATTCCCAAGCGGACTAGAGTTTGTTTCAACAGGAGAAAGATGTGGACTTGGACTAGAAGATTGGGAGAATATGCTGTCAGAGCCAAGCCAAGAACAATCCTTGTTGAGGTGGATAGCTGGGGATGTGGATGACACGCAGTTTGGGCTAAAGCAGTTGTTGCAAAGTGGAAGCAGTCAGCTGGAATTTGATGGCAATGTCGGCGGCGGTTCTGGTGTTGGTGGATTGGGGATTGTTGATCAAGGACCCGGGTTTGAGTCCTTAAGTGGAATTCCAAGTGGCGTGTCGAGCATTGGTACTAATTTGGCTCCTTTTCCTGGTCCTGGGGTTTCAAATATTGGGTCTGGTTTAGTTGCTCCTGGCTCTTCTTCTGGTTTGATTAACTACAAAAATGTTGGATTTGGCAGCAACAACTCTAGTGTGCAAAGCCCAGTTTTTAGTTCTCCAACTAACAGTGTTTCACTTCCATTTTCTTTACCTCCTGGTATGGTTTATCATCAAAATCAGCTGCAACAAATTGAGGTCCCAGAGAAGAAGCCACACATACTAAATCCACAGATATTGATGAACCAGCAACAGTCTCATAATCCACGCATTCGAAATCCCAACCTTTTCTTGCAATTACCATTTTATCAGCAAGAAAACCGCCCCCTCCATTCCCAACTCAAGCGCCACAACTCTGGTAGCATAGACCCAATCTCTCATGTAATCCCAAAACTACCATGCTCTGATCCTGGGCAAgaacttttgcaaagaaaacaCCAACAACAGCAACTGGGGTTTCCTCAGAGAGTTCAGTTTCTTCACCAACAACTTCAACAGAAGCCGTTGGTGGTGAAGAAGGAAGATTTAGGAACTCAACCTTACCAGCACCAggaccagcaccagcaccagcatgCCTTGTTGGACCAGCTCTACAAGGCAGCTGAGTTGGTAGGGACTGGGAACTTCTCACACGCGCAAGGGATATTGGCGCGGCTCAATCAACAGCTGTTCCCAACTGGGAAGCCTCTCCATAGGGCAGCTTTCTACTTCAAGGAGGCTCTTCAATTGCTCCTTCTCATGAATAATAACTCAGTCACTGCTCCACCGCCTAGGAGCCCCACCCCATTCGATGTCATCTTCAAAATGAGTGCTTACAAGGTCTTATCTGAGGTTTCTCCACTTGTCCAATTTGTCAACTTCACCTGCAATCAGGCCCTCCTTGAAGCAGTTGACGATGCAGATAGGATTCACATTGTGGACTTTGATATTGGATTTGGTGCTCAATGGGCCTCTTTCATGCAGGAACTTCCCCGGAATAGAGGTGTCCGATCATTGAAAACCACTGCCTTTGCCTCTCCTTCGACTCACCATCCCGTTGAACTTAGTCTTATGCGCGATAACTTAACTCAATTTGCTAATGAGATTGGTCTAAGTTTTGAACTTGATGTGATTAACTTTGATTCTTTGGAGCAACACTGTTATTCTCTCCCCTTTTTCCGAACAAGTGAACACGAGGCTGTTGTGGTGAATTTCCCTATTTGGTGCTCGTCAAATCAACCGTCTGCACTACCGTCACTGCTGCGCTTTATAAAGCAACTTTCTCCAAGGATTGTGGTGTCTTTGGACCGAGGGTGTGACAGAAGTGACCTTCCATTCCCACAACATATCCTCCATGCCCTCCAATCCTATACACACCTATTGGAATCATTGGATGCTGTTAATGCAACTACGGATGATGTGAACAAGATTGAGAGGTTTTTGCTCCAGCCTAGGATTGAAAGTACTGTGCTGGGGCGTCTTCGTGCTACAGACAAAATGCCAAATTGGAAGACAATCTTTGCATCTGCCGGGTTTTCTCCCGTAACTTTCAGTAACTTCACCGAAACTCAGGCAGAATGTGTGGTGAAGAGGACTCCAGTGAGGGGATTTCACGTGGAAAGGCAGCAGGCTTTGCTTGTGCTTTTTTGGCAGCGTAGAGAGCTTATGTCAGCTTCAGCATGGAGATGCTGA
- the LOC118028600 gene encoding autophagy-related protein 8f has translation MAKSYFKQEHDLEKRRAEAARIREKYPDRIPVIVEKAERSDIPNIDKKKYLVPADLTVGQFVYVIRKRIKLSAEKAIFIFVDNVLPPTGAIMSAIYEEKKDEDGFLYVTYSGENTFGTQIPL, from the exons ATGGCAAAGAGTTATTtcaagcaagagcatgatcttg aGAAGAGGAGGGCAGAGGCTGCTAGGATCAGGGAGAAGTACCCAGATAGGATTCCG gtgatTGTGGAGAAGGCAGAAAGAAGTGATATACCAAACAtagacaagaaaaa GTACCTTGTTCCGGCTGACCTGACTGTGGGGCAGTTTGTCTATGTCATCCGCAAAAGGATCAAGTTGAGCGCAGAAAAGGCAATCTTTATATTTGTGGATAATGTCCTCCCGCCAACTG GTGCTATCATGTCTGCCATATATGAAGAGAAAAAGGATGAAGATGGGTTTCTCTATGTTACCTATAGCGGAGAGAACACTTTCGGAACTCAGATTCCACTGTAG